A window of Lagenorhynchus albirostris chromosome 11, mLagAlb1.1, whole genome shotgun sequence contains these coding sequences:
- the TNS2 gene encoding tensin-2 isoform X1, with protein sequence MKSSGPVERLLRALGRRDSSRATNRPRKAEPHSFREKVFRKKPPVCAVCKVTIDGTGVSCRVCKVATHRKCEAKVTSSCQALPPTELRRNTAPVRRIEHLGSTKSLNYSKQRSTLPRSFSLDPLMERRWDLDLTYVTERILAAAFPARPDEQRHRGHLRELAHVLQSKHRDKYLLFNLSEKRHDLTRLNPKVQDFGWPELHAPPLDKLCSICKAMETWLSADPQHVVVLYCKGSKGKLGVIVSAYMHYSKISAGADQALATLTMRKFCEDKVASELQPSQRRYISYFSGLLSGSIRMNSSPLFLHYVLVPMLPAFEPGTGFQPFLKIYQSMQLVYTSGIYHVAGPGPQQLCISLEPALLLKGDVMVTCYHRGSRGTDRTLVFRVQFHTCTIHGPRLTFPKDQLDEAWADERFPFQASVEFVFSSSPEKIKGSTPRNEPSVSVDYNTAEPAVRWDSYENFNLHHEDSVDDSVTHTRGPLDGSPYAQVQRAPRQTPPAPSPEPPPPPLLSVSSDSGHSSTLTAEPAAESPGRPPPTAAERRELERLLGGCGVAAGGRGAGRETAILDDEEQPPAGGGPRLGMYSGHRPGLSRHCSCRQGYREPCGVPNGGYYRPEGTLERRRLAYGAYEGPPQGYAEASVEKRRLCRSLSEGPYPYPPELGKPANGDFGYRAPGYREVVILEDPGLPALCSCPACEEKLALPTAALYGLRLEREAGEGWADEAGKALLHPVRPGHPLPLLVPSCGHHHAPVPGYSCLKPPKAGEEGHEGCSYALCPEGRYGHPGYPALVTYGYGGAVPSYCPAYGRAPHSCGSPGEGRRYPSSGAHSPRAGSISPGSPPYPQSRNLSYEIPAEEGGDRYPPPGHLAPAGPLASAESPEPVSWRESPSGHSTLPRSPRDAQCSASSELSGPSTPLHTSSPVQGKESARRQDTRSPTLAPTQRLSPGEALPPASQGGAERAPELPARSGPEPPAPGPFSPASPPSSPNDWPQERSPGGRSDSTSPRGPVPTTLPGLRHAPWQGLRDSPDSPDGSPLTPVPTQMPWLVASPELPRSSPVPAFPLAASYDISGPTQPPLPEKRHLLGPGQQPGPWGPEQASPPARGTSHHVTFAPLLPDNAPQPPEPPMQESQSNVKFVQDTSKFWYKPHLSRDQAIALLKDKDPGAFLIRDSHSFQGAYGLALKVATPPPSAQPWKGDPLEQLVRHFLIETGPKGVKIKGCPSEPYFGSLSALVSQHSISPLSLPCCLRIPSKDPLEEAPEAPAPANMSTAADLLRQGAACSVLYLTSVETESLTGPQAVARASSAALSCSPRPTPAIVHFKVSAQGITLTDNQRKLFFRRHYPVNSITFASTDPQDRRWTNPDGTTSKIFGFVAKKPGSPWENVCHLFAELDPDQPAGAIVTFITKVLLGQRK encoded by the exons ATGAAGTCCAGCGGCCCAGTGGAGAGGCTGCTCAGagccctggggaggagggacagCAGCCGGgccaccaacagg CCTAGGAAAGCTGAGCCACATAGCTTCCGGGAGAAGGTTTTCCGGAAGAAACCACCGGTCTGTGCAGTGTGTAAGGTGACCATCGATGGGACAGGCGTCTCATGCCGAG TCTGCAAGGTTGCGACACACAGAAAATGTGAAGCAAAG GTGACTTCGTCCTGTCAGGCCTTGCCTCCCACGGAGCTG CGGAGAAACACGGCCCCTGTGAGGCGCATAGAGCACCTG GGATCCACCAAGTCTCTGAACTACTCAAAGCAACGCAGCACTCTGCCCAG GAGCTTCAGCCTGGATCCTCTCATGGAGCGCCGCTGGGACTTGGACCTCACCTACGTGACGGAGCGGATCCTGGCCGCCGCCTTCCCCGCGCGGCCCGACGAACAGCGACACCGGGGACACCTGCGCGAGCTGGCTCACGTGCTGCAATCCAAGCACCGCGACAAGTACCTG CTCTTCAACCTTTCAGAGAAAAGACATGACCTGACCCGCCTAAACCCCAAG GTCCAGGACTTTGGCTGGCCTGAGCTGCACGCGCCCCCGCTGGACAAGCTGTGCTCCATCTGCAAAGCCATGGAGACGTGGCTCAGTGCTGACCCGCAGCATGTGGTCGTACTGTACTGCAAG GGGAGCAAGGGCAAGCTTGGGGTCATCGTCTCTGCCTACATGCACTACAGCAAGATCTCTGCAGG GGCGGACCAGGCGCTGGCTACCCTTACCATGCGGAAGTTCTGTGAGGACAAGGTGGCCTCGGAGCTGCAGCCCTCCCAGCGCCG GTATATCAGCTACTTCAGTGGTCTGCTGTCCGGCTCCATCAGAATGAACAGCAGCCCTCTCTTCCTGCACTATGTGCTCGTGCCCATGCTGCCAGCCTTTGAACCTGGCACGG GTTTCCAGCCCTTCCTCAAGATCTACCAGTCCATGCAGCTTGTCTACACGTCTGGAATCTA tcATGTTGCAGGCCCTGGTCCCCAGCAGCTTTGCATCAGCCTGGAGCCGGCTCTCCTCCTCAAAGGCGATGTCATG gTGACGTGCTATCACAGGGGTAGCCGGGGGACTGACCGGACCCTCGTGTTCCGAGTCCAGTTCCACACGTGTACCATCCATGGACCACGGCTCACCTTCCCCAAGGACCAGCTGGACGAGGCCTGGGCCG ACGAGAGGTTCCCCTTCCAAGCCTCGGTGGAGTTCGTCTTCTCCTCCAGCCCAGAGAAGATCAAAG GCAGCACCCCACGGAACGAGCCCTCGGTCTCTGTTGACTACAACACGGCAGAACCTGCCGTGCGCTGGGACTCTTACGAGAACTTCAACCTGCACCACGAGGACAGTGTGGATG ACTCCGTCACCCATACCCGGGGGCCCCTGGATGGCAGTCCTTACGCCCAGGTGCAGCGGGCCCCCCGCCAGACCCCGCCGGCGCCCTCTCCggagccgcccccgcccccgctgcTCTCTGTCAGCAGCGATTCTGGCCATTCGTCCACGCTGACCGCCGAGCCCGCCGCCGAGTCCCCTGGCCGGCCACCCCCGACAGCTGCCGAGCGGCGGGAGCTGGAGCGCCTCCTGGGGGGCTGTGGCGTGGCCGCCGGGGGCCGGGGAGCTGGGCGTGAGACGGCCATCCTCGatgatgaagagcagcccccggcGGGCGGAGGCCCCCGCCTTGGAATGTATTCGGGACACAGGCCTGGCCTCAGCCGCCACTGCTCCTGCCGCCAGGGCTACCGGGAACCCTGCGGGGTCCCCAATGGGGGCTACTACCGGCCAGAGGGGACCCTGGAGAGGAGGCGGCTGGCCTACGGGGCCTACGAGGGGCCCCCACAGGGCTATGCTGAGGCCTCCGTGGAGAAGAGGCGCCTCTGCCGATCGCTGTCTGAGGGGCCGTACCCCTACCCGCCTGAGCTGGGGAAACCGGCCAACGGGGACTTTGGCTACCGCGCCCCAGGCTACCGGGAGGTGGTGATCCTGGAGGACCCTGGGCTGCCTGCCCTGTGCTCATGCCCCGCCTGTGAGGAGAAGCTAGCGCTGCCCACGGCAGCCCTCTATGGGCTGCGCCTggagagggaggctggagaggggtGGGCGGATGAGGCTGGCAAGGCCCTCCTGCACCCGGTGCGGCCTGGGCACCCGCTGCCCCTGCTGGTGCCTTCCTGTGGGCACCACCATGCCCCAGTGCCCGGCTACAGCTGCCTGAAGCCGCCCAAGGCAGGCGAGGAAGGGCATGAGGGCTGCTCCTACGCCTTGTGCCCCGAAGGCAGGTATGGGCATCCAGGGTACCCTGCCCTGGTGACATACGGCTATGGAGGAGCGGTTCCCAGTTACTGCCCAGCGTATGGCCGGGCGCCTCACAGCTGCGGGTCTCCAGGCGAGGGCAGAAGGTATCCCAGCTCTGGTGCCCACTCCCCCCGGGCTGGCTCCATTTCCCCCGGCAGCCCACCCTACCCCCAATCCAGGAACCTCAGCTACGAGATCcctgcagaggagggaggggacaggtaTCCGCCGCCGGGGCACCTGGCCCCAGCAGGACCCTTGGCATCTGCAG AGTCGCCGGAGCCGGTGTCCTGGAGGGAGAGCCCCAGCGGGCACAGCACCCTGCCTCGGTCTCCCCGAGATGCCCAGTGCAGTGCCTCTTCTGAGCTGTCCGGTCCCTCCACGCCCCTGCACACCAGCAGCCCAGTCCAGGGCAAGGAGAG CGCCCGACGGCAGGACACTAGGTCCCCCACCTTGGCGCCCACTCAGAGACTGAGTCCCGGAGAGGCCTTGCCACCTGCTTCCCAGGGAGGGGCTGAAAGAGCTCCAGAGCTGCCAGCAAGAAGTGGGCCTGAGCCTCCGGCCCCTGgtcccttctccccagcctccccgccCAGCTCACCCAACGACTGGCCTCAGGAGAGGAGCCCGGGGGGCCGTTCGGACAGCACCAGTCCAAGGGGCCCTGTACCCACCACCCTGCCCGGCCTCCGCCACGCCCCCTGGCAGGGCCTTCGAGACTCCCCGGACAGCCCAGACGGGTCCCCCCTCACCCCTGTGCCTACTCAGATGCCCTGGCTTGTGGCTAGCCCAGAGCTGCCACGGAGCTCACCCGTACCTGCCTTCCCTCTGGCTGCATCTTATGACATCAGTGGCCCTACCCAGCCCCCACTTCCCGAGAAGCGCCACCTGCTGGGGCCTGGGCAACAGCCGGGACCCTGGGGCCCAGAGCAGGCATCGCCACCAGCCAGAGGCACGAGTCACCATGTCACCTTTGCACCTCTGCTCCCGGATAatgccccccaacccccag AGCCCCCTATGCAAGAGAGCCAGAGCAACGTCAAGTTTGTCCAGGATACGTCCAAGTTCTGGTATAAGCCACACCTGTCCCGTGACCAAG CCATTGCCCTGCTGAAGGACAAGGACCCTGGGGCCTTCTTGATCAGGGACAGTCATTCATTCCAAGGAGCCTATGGGCTGGCTCTCAAGGTGGCTACGCCCCCACCCAGCGCCCAGCCCTGGAAAG GGGACCCCTTGGAACAGCTGGTCCGCCATTTTCTCATTGAGACTGGGCCCAAAGGGGTGAAGATCAAGGGGTGCCCCAGCGAGCCCTACTTTG GCAGCCTGTCGGCCCTGGTCTCCCAGCATTCCATCTCCCCGCTGTCCCTGCCCTGCTGCCTGCGCATTCCCAGCAAAG ATCCTCTGGAGGAGGCCCCAGAGGCCCCAGCGCCCGCCAACATGAGCACAGCGGCAGACCTCCTGCGCCAGGGCGCCG cctgCAGTGTGCTCTACCTGACCTCAGTGGAGACGGAGTCGCTGACAGGCCCCCAAGCGGTGGCGCGGGCCAGCTCCGCAGCTCTGAGCTGCAGCCCCCGCCCCACGCCAGCCATTGTCCACTTCAAGGTCTCAGCCCAGGGCATCACGCTGACGGACAACCAGAGGAA GCTCTTCTTTCGCCGCCATTATCCAGTGAACAGCATCACCTTCGCCAGCACTGACCCTCAGGACCGGAG ATGGACCAACCCGGACGGGACCACCTCCAA GATCTTTGGTTTCGTGGCCAAGAAGCCGGGAAGCCCCTGGGAGAATGTGTGTCACCTCTTTGCAGAGCTTGACCCAGATCAGCCTGCAGGCGCCATTGTCACCTTCATCACCAAAGTTCTACTGGGccagagaaaatga
- the TNS2 gene encoding tensin-2 isoform X8 produces MGWPGGSPCCCPAPPRPRPAGRPPQPRKAEPHSFREKVFRKKPPVCAVCKVTIDGTGVSCRVCKVATHRKCEAKVTSSCQALPPTELRRNTAPVRRIEHLGSTKSLNYSKQRSTLPRSFSLDPLMERRWDLDLTYVTERILAAAFPARPDEQRHRGHLRELAHVLQSKHRDKYLLFNLSEKRHDLTRLNPKVQDFGWPELHAPPLDKLCSICKAMETWLSADPQHVVVLYCKGSKGKLGVIVSAYMHYSKISAGADQALATLTMRKFCEDKVASELQPSQRRYISYFSGLLSGSIRMNSSPLFLHYVLVPMLPAFEPGTGFQPFLKIYQSMQLVYTSGIYHVAGPGPQQLCISLEPALLLKGDVMVTCYHRGSRGTDRTLVFRVQFHTCTIHGPRLTFPKDQLDEAWADERFPFQASVEFVFSSSPEKIKGSTPRNEPSVSVDYNTAEPAVRWDSYENFNLHHEDSVDDSVTHTRGPLDGSPYAQVQRAPRQTPPAPSPEPPPPPLLSVSSDSGHSSTLTAEPAAESPGRPPPTAAERRELERLLGGCGVAAGGRGAGRETAILDDEEQPPAGGGPRLGMYSGHRPGLSRHCSCRQGYREPCGVPNGGYYRPEGTLERRRLAYGAYEGPPQGYAEASVEKRRLCRSLSEGPYPYPPELGKPANGDFGYRAPGYREVVILEDPGLPALCSCPACEEKLALPTAALYGLRLEREAGEGWADEAGKALLHPVRPGHPLPLLVPSCGHHHAPVPGYSCLKPPKAGEEGHEGCSYALCPEGRYGHPGYPALVTYGYGGAVPSYCPAYGRAPHSCGSPGEGRRYPSSGAHSPRAGSISPGSPPYPQSRNLSYEIPAEEGGDRYPPPGHLAPAGPLASAESPEPVSWRESPSGHSTLPRSPRDAQCSASSELSGPSTPLHTSSPVQGKESARRQDTRSPTLAPTQRLSPGEALPPASQGGAERAPELPARSGPEPPAPGPFSPASPPSSPNDWPQERSPGGRSDSTSPRGPVPTTLPGLRHAPWQGLRDSPDSPDGSPLTPVPTQMPWLVASPELPRSSPVPAFPLAASYDISGPTQPPLPEKRHLLGPGQQPGPWGPEQASPPARGTSHHVTFAPLLPDNAPQPPEPPMQESQSNVKFVQDTSKFWYKPHLSRDQAIALLKDKDPGAFLIRDSHSFQGAYGLALKVATPPPSAQPWKGDPLEQLVRHFLIETGPKGVKIKGCPSEPYFGSLSALVSQHSISPLSLPCCLRIPSKDPLEEAPEAPAPANMSTAADLLRQGAACSVLYLTSVETESLTGPQAVARASSAALSCSPRPTPAIVHFKVSAQGITLTDNQRKLFFRRHYPVNSITFASTDPQDRRWTNPDGTTSKIFGFVAKKPGSPWENVCHLFAELDPDQPAGAIVTFITKVLLGQRK; encoded by the exons ATGGGCTGGCCCGGGGGCTCCCCCTGCTgctgccccgccccgccgcgcccccgccccgccggGCGCCCCCCGCAG CCTAGGAAAGCTGAGCCACATAGCTTCCGGGAGAAGGTTTTCCGGAAGAAACCACCGGTCTGTGCAGTGTGTAAGGTGACCATCGATGGGACAGGCGTCTCATGCCGAG TCTGCAAGGTTGCGACACACAGAAAATGTGAAGCAAAG GTGACTTCGTCCTGTCAGGCCTTGCCTCCCACGGAGCTG CGGAGAAACACGGCCCCTGTGAGGCGCATAGAGCACCTG GGATCCACCAAGTCTCTGAACTACTCAAAGCAACGCAGCACTCTGCCCAG GAGCTTCAGCCTGGATCCTCTCATGGAGCGCCGCTGGGACTTGGACCTCACCTACGTGACGGAGCGGATCCTGGCCGCCGCCTTCCCCGCGCGGCCCGACGAACAGCGACACCGGGGACACCTGCGCGAGCTGGCTCACGTGCTGCAATCCAAGCACCGCGACAAGTACCTG CTCTTCAACCTTTCAGAGAAAAGACATGACCTGACCCGCCTAAACCCCAAG GTCCAGGACTTTGGCTGGCCTGAGCTGCACGCGCCCCCGCTGGACAAGCTGTGCTCCATCTGCAAAGCCATGGAGACGTGGCTCAGTGCTGACCCGCAGCATGTGGTCGTACTGTACTGCAAG GGGAGCAAGGGCAAGCTTGGGGTCATCGTCTCTGCCTACATGCACTACAGCAAGATCTCTGCAGG GGCGGACCAGGCGCTGGCTACCCTTACCATGCGGAAGTTCTGTGAGGACAAGGTGGCCTCGGAGCTGCAGCCCTCCCAGCGCCG GTATATCAGCTACTTCAGTGGTCTGCTGTCCGGCTCCATCAGAATGAACAGCAGCCCTCTCTTCCTGCACTATGTGCTCGTGCCCATGCTGCCAGCCTTTGAACCTGGCACGG GTTTCCAGCCCTTCCTCAAGATCTACCAGTCCATGCAGCTTGTCTACACGTCTGGAATCTA tcATGTTGCAGGCCCTGGTCCCCAGCAGCTTTGCATCAGCCTGGAGCCGGCTCTCCTCCTCAAAGGCGATGTCATG gTGACGTGCTATCACAGGGGTAGCCGGGGGACTGACCGGACCCTCGTGTTCCGAGTCCAGTTCCACACGTGTACCATCCATGGACCACGGCTCACCTTCCCCAAGGACCAGCTGGACGAGGCCTGGGCCG ACGAGAGGTTCCCCTTCCAAGCCTCGGTGGAGTTCGTCTTCTCCTCCAGCCCAGAGAAGATCAAAG GCAGCACCCCACGGAACGAGCCCTCGGTCTCTGTTGACTACAACACGGCAGAACCTGCCGTGCGCTGGGACTCTTACGAGAACTTCAACCTGCACCACGAGGACAGTGTGGATG ACTCCGTCACCCATACCCGGGGGCCCCTGGATGGCAGTCCTTACGCCCAGGTGCAGCGGGCCCCCCGCCAGACCCCGCCGGCGCCCTCTCCggagccgcccccgcccccgctgcTCTCTGTCAGCAGCGATTCTGGCCATTCGTCCACGCTGACCGCCGAGCCCGCCGCCGAGTCCCCTGGCCGGCCACCCCCGACAGCTGCCGAGCGGCGGGAGCTGGAGCGCCTCCTGGGGGGCTGTGGCGTGGCCGCCGGGGGCCGGGGAGCTGGGCGTGAGACGGCCATCCTCGatgatgaagagcagcccccggcGGGCGGAGGCCCCCGCCTTGGAATGTATTCGGGACACAGGCCTGGCCTCAGCCGCCACTGCTCCTGCCGCCAGGGCTACCGGGAACCCTGCGGGGTCCCCAATGGGGGCTACTACCGGCCAGAGGGGACCCTGGAGAGGAGGCGGCTGGCCTACGGGGCCTACGAGGGGCCCCCACAGGGCTATGCTGAGGCCTCCGTGGAGAAGAGGCGCCTCTGCCGATCGCTGTCTGAGGGGCCGTACCCCTACCCGCCTGAGCTGGGGAAACCGGCCAACGGGGACTTTGGCTACCGCGCCCCAGGCTACCGGGAGGTGGTGATCCTGGAGGACCCTGGGCTGCCTGCCCTGTGCTCATGCCCCGCCTGTGAGGAGAAGCTAGCGCTGCCCACGGCAGCCCTCTATGGGCTGCGCCTggagagggaggctggagaggggtGGGCGGATGAGGCTGGCAAGGCCCTCCTGCACCCGGTGCGGCCTGGGCACCCGCTGCCCCTGCTGGTGCCTTCCTGTGGGCACCACCATGCCCCAGTGCCCGGCTACAGCTGCCTGAAGCCGCCCAAGGCAGGCGAGGAAGGGCATGAGGGCTGCTCCTACGCCTTGTGCCCCGAAGGCAGGTATGGGCATCCAGGGTACCCTGCCCTGGTGACATACGGCTATGGAGGAGCGGTTCCCAGTTACTGCCCAGCGTATGGCCGGGCGCCTCACAGCTGCGGGTCTCCAGGCGAGGGCAGAAGGTATCCCAGCTCTGGTGCCCACTCCCCCCGGGCTGGCTCCATTTCCCCCGGCAGCCCACCCTACCCCCAATCCAGGAACCTCAGCTACGAGATCcctgcagaggagggaggggacaggtaTCCGCCGCCGGGGCACCTGGCCCCAGCAGGACCCTTGGCATCTGCAG AGTCGCCGGAGCCGGTGTCCTGGAGGGAGAGCCCCAGCGGGCACAGCACCCTGCCTCGGTCTCCCCGAGATGCCCAGTGCAGTGCCTCTTCTGAGCTGTCCGGTCCCTCCACGCCCCTGCACACCAGCAGCCCAGTCCAGGGCAAGGAGAG CGCCCGACGGCAGGACACTAGGTCCCCCACCTTGGCGCCCACTCAGAGACTGAGTCCCGGAGAGGCCTTGCCACCTGCTTCCCAGGGAGGGGCTGAAAGAGCTCCAGAGCTGCCAGCAAGAAGTGGGCCTGAGCCTCCGGCCCCTGgtcccttctccccagcctccccgccCAGCTCACCCAACGACTGGCCTCAGGAGAGGAGCCCGGGGGGCCGTTCGGACAGCACCAGTCCAAGGGGCCCTGTACCCACCACCCTGCCCGGCCTCCGCCACGCCCCCTGGCAGGGCCTTCGAGACTCCCCGGACAGCCCAGACGGGTCCCCCCTCACCCCTGTGCCTACTCAGATGCCCTGGCTTGTGGCTAGCCCAGAGCTGCCACGGAGCTCACCCGTACCTGCCTTCCCTCTGGCTGCATCTTATGACATCAGTGGCCCTACCCAGCCCCCACTTCCCGAGAAGCGCCACCTGCTGGGGCCTGGGCAACAGCCGGGACCCTGGGGCCCAGAGCAGGCATCGCCACCAGCCAGAGGCACGAGTCACCATGTCACCTTTGCACCTCTGCTCCCGGATAatgccccccaacccccag AGCCCCCTATGCAAGAGAGCCAGAGCAACGTCAAGTTTGTCCAGGATACGTCCAAGTTCTGGTATAAGCCACACCTGTCCCGTGACCAAG CCATTGCCCTGCTGAAGGACAAGGACCCTGGGGCCTTCTTGATCAGGGACAGTCATTCATTCCAAGGAGCCTATGGGCTGGCTCTCAAGGTGGCTACGCCCCCACCCAGCGCCCAGCCCTGGAAAG GGGACCCCTTGGAACAGCTGGTCCGCCATTTTCTCATTGAGACTGGGCCCAAAGGGGTGAAGATCAAGGGGTGCCCCAGCGAGCCCTACTTTG GCAGCCTGTCGGCCCTGGTCTCCCAGCATTCCATCTCCCCGCTGTCCCTGCCCTGCTGCCTGCGCATTCCCAGCAAAG ATCCTCTGGAGGAGGCCCCAGAGGCCCCAGCGCCCGCCAACATGAGCACAGCGGCAGACCTCCTGCGCCAGGGCGCCG cctgCAGTGTGCTCTACCTGACCTCAGTGGAGACGGAGTCGCTGACAGGCCCCCAAGCGGTGGCGCGGGCCAGCTCCGCAGCTCTGAGCTGCAGCCCCCGCCCCACGCCAGCCATTGTCCACTTCAAGGTCTCAGCCCAGGGCATCACGCTGACGGACAACCAGAGGAA GCTCTTCTTTCGCCGCCATTATCCAGTGAACAGCATCACCTTCGCCAGCACTGACCCTCAGGACCGGAG ATGGACCAACCCGGACGGGACCACCTCCAA GATCTTTGGTTTCGTGGCCAAGAAGCCGGGAAGCCCCTGGGAGAATGTGTGTCACCTCTTTGCAGAGCTTGACCCAGATCAGCCTGCAGGCGCCATTGTCACCTTCATCACCAAAGTTCTACTGGGccagagaaaatga